A stretch of Mya arenaria isolate MELC-2E11 chromosome 14, ASM2691426v1 DNA encodes these proteins:
- the LOC128216679 gene encoding uncharacterized protein LOC128216679 produces the protein MTSTTHLPRITPASTPLPTGVTQPPPRSQSATAIYVPYPPKELTSAIDFIRIPKRVNPLAPPPPRRRINWTWETTDQHYENEKRSLLMQKREHTRYHSAWGKAFYGAPAEKEAYRRHFREVLKQQMSDKSAMEKVEFQQKTVETQQAIEYDRHCRQSDATEYHNKHSYLMQYRDTNKQQMEDRWATNRYNRELENRIDRERLRYNPINWSCSLK, from the exons ATGACGTCCACGACCCATTTGCCGCGTATCACACCGGCGTCCACGCCGCTGCCCACGGGGGTCACCCAGCCACCACCGCGTTCTCAGTCCGCCACTGCTATCTATGTCCCATACCCGCCCAAAGAGCTGACAAGCGCCATAGACTTCATCCGGATCCCAAAGCGTGTGAACCCACTTGCGCCACCACCGCCCCGCCGCCGCATCAACTGGACCTGGGAGACGACAGACCAGCACTATGAGAACGAGAAGCGCAGCCTTCTCATGCAGAAGAGAGAACACACACGCTACCACTCGGCCTGGGGCAAGGCGTTCTACGGCGCACCCGCCGAGAAAGAGGCGTATAG ACGGCATTTCCGGGAAGTGTTAAAGCAACAGATGTCGGACAAAAGTGCAATGGAAAAGGTTGAGTTCCAACAAAAGACTGTAGAGACCCAACAAGCCATCGAGTATGACCGACATTGCCGGCAGAGCGACGCCACCGAATATCACAACAAACACTCGTACCTTATGCAGTATAGGGACACAAACAAACAG CAAATGGAAGACAGGTGGGCCACAAACCGATACAACAGGGAACTAGAAAACAGAATAGACAGGGAAAGACTTAGATATAACCCTATAAACTGGAGCTGTTCTCTAAAGTAG